The Linepithema humile isolate Giens D197 chromosome 2, Lhum_UNIL_v1.0, whole genome shotgun sequence genome has a segment encoding these proteins:
- the bchs gene encoding WD repeat and FYVE domain-containing protein 3, whose protein sequence is MNIMRKLRGGTSIGGMSSSGTGGLDDCAGGANSQHTALGLMHLKKLFSEYTHPSHPLSDAERDDKLYNMLPLFCKVFGSSPSGDMNEKFWDILAFTQQVSRLMVSEIRRRASNQSTETASCAIVKFLEIENSEESSNGWMLLSALNLLAAGDTSLIQAMTAASVPSTLVKCLYLFFDLPEMNEEDADITDTNSEFTPRERRILLQKIFVQLLVRLCSHPYPAEELARKDDLTLLFSAITSWCPQYNIMWRKSAAEVLMTLSRHGLTQNVVAYIHNKGCIALCIDNMQRVPELAPLEVVEMFVTVFCFLKDSSEVSQTLLDDFRACQGYIFLSEFLLKHAPSRLEQDNRAEAQDAIRNLVLMLASLTMCGHTELKPSQASMGSLFQMLGFTLPQPSNRGGSVRNIQAFQVLQSVFVKSNSPLLCCTILDAISSVYHSDNANYFILEGQNTLSQFAEKIYLKNLEIQEKFFQLLEFIVFQLNFVPCKELISLSILLKTNNSVSCSIMCMETLLNILRHNTIFKDVYREVGMLEVFVTCLHRYATLLKDKQAAIDQGLEYIICPEDERLGALVMEALTTLLASNVQNANVFRECGGARCAHNLVPYIDCRYQALGIVRELILSAGGDDDMATLLGVMHSAPPNALILKTHILKSLLTCLRESHRTRTVFRKVGGFVYVMSVLVSLESQLGPQRSEKMEPCNDIIQRTVQEESELLILLHVVFHTISTAMRFEPANAKFFHHEICQSSLCDTLRLLGCFSTQIKITEMDMIPTMNYHNMLVSLFTGSVLEPVFPDDMPKTLGYACLLLRLLYDVALDSFDKPNLANVGMRSPSHKQNCVEQKSFDSPGSGKRCIINSLNLSPPAPEPIVVHPGIVVGMLHLLPSISEASNPQMALALQLYVAEIIKSLVRSERNQQVMCEAGMAGELLSIGRTALQDETHPLHQPLQYIIERLAAQSLEPRDLREFLRLGDPLCCISLDDIELSKPKGGPVPLTRIKTLVSMTTPKDFRAHGSCTLPPFVELDMSAEGFACLYLPSVAPQSTTPPTVVSADNSVLGGIGSGDRLFPPQTGLTYSTWICVDKFSDPRTDPHCVRLLTLVRTPQSARDLICLTAVLSARDKAIIVSTQETPIPQNTGEWEPEGTGECGARVWCPDLLHEGQWHHIAIVLNRAVLKNSSFSLYLDGQHIHSQKLHYITQVPGGGAANLTVASPVYGYIGTPPCWRRYSRLTWKQGPCHLVEEVFNSQNIATLFKLGPHYMGSLQAPQLSGPEPLTPLVAEEKVVFGLNAKAMSQLTLAKIRKVYSRADNKSIAKQLGMSSHENATPIRVLHNSAGHLSGPARALGGVVVGYLGVRVFNPKPVATMIDNVGGCSVLLGLIAMAQDVESLYAAVKALVCVVRSNQAAQQEMDRRRGYQTLAMLLRRKCPLLNSHILHLTFSLVGTVDSGRETSAIPNVVAFQDLLCDLQVWHEAPGELLRSLLEHLYELIAESSEKRTNLRLMRDLQLVHKLLHILSEVKLNSTRQILLALLSILLCQPRQADLLWFGQFIVATLPLCPEKHLVLREGEGIKDGEGESILLRNRCLQLLHSLLFNGSKINVNMCEEVAKVLGLDWALLFLQSGLHSTTVIWGLRILAAVCSVQSILQRFKEGTSNGGWLRHIDHNKMALALVHVGCQQQMSTGEVKPSGLHVPGFQHLGWLLPQHIDLVPELYFLFIALMMGQPVKLLPADSKLDLDNVWNFMFGVPANHTLSSFTSRINLCPEAMVTLLVMVRTMLNSHLNNPETLPTWLNDYPVTIIQFLFFLYRNFTDFMQVFMSAEVLGALAGTLFPKPASSSQDSSGASTPADEQEPVLVRSPSKDVGLTNHPAKKFVMDFFKVIIVDSLSLPVTAKSPAIDLVLEAWPEHASTGQQMRYQTEVLSILMEHLLAADVLIGEQAALPVVPGGSANNITTNVCYVAARIVDKLWQGALTKDPHEVFDFIVKLIGQAKRRSGAVSMEGLHHCLNRTILFLLSRATDSIADQMAVLEALHKLTTHRLLVFGAGNHELEFIGCLTYCLLQLTADIKIMLDTNMKTTWHVNPQVESSDERLTSHQGHNLMAVAATRVWEELYACKKPAIEEVFKVTLPAPVGNERAPELSVVREQVHEAASKLWLNYVVSERRASYRVPWEFHNQIQSKIQKVTGGLTRLASRTKVRKEESVRVRIRLHQNTVAQWTEQHVALVRELAAVRRLQHQQTNLHTQRYVYQEWLQTETELTRERGLWGPPIPTILDKWMLDMTEGPCRMRKKMMKNELFYIHYPYRPELEHPDNKQLKYKVATSIDSKDYYLKQLGNSSGMFERERDPVIDDTPLNVNETSTESEPPMVPCTLERHASEPDEAPDDNEQEEENNQTVPDNQTLLRLLEEHEKISHMFRCARIQGLDTTEGILLFGKEHFYVIDGFTLSKSREIRDIESLPETYEPILPSPGSPRRSRAMRQCSKFNYEDIREVHKRRYLLQPMALEVFSGDGRNYLLAFPRKVRNKVYQRFMTFATAIADSAQQSVAGQRRTANVEQATGLLSNLIGETSVTQRWVRGEISNFQYLMHLNTLAGRSYNDLMQYPIFPWILADYDSEELDLTDSSTFRDFGKPMGAQSPERLLQFKKRYKEWDDPHGETPPYHYGTHYSSAMIVCSYLVRMEPFTQHFLRLQGGHFDLADRMFNSVKEAWLSASKHNMADVKELIPEFFYLPEFLINSNHFDLGSKQSGVQLGDIVLPPWAKQDPREFIRVHRLALECDYVSQHLHQWIDLIFGCKQNGPAAVEAVNVFHHLFYEGNVDIYNIDDPLKKNATIGFINNFGQIPKQLFKKPHPAKKMTQRTSVIDPGPITPGLSITTSDKLFFHNLDNLKPSLQPIKELKGPVGQILHVDKAVLAVEQNKTLIPPSYNKYVAWGFADHSLRIGNYDSDKAIFVGEAMMQSSGEIVACVCPSSKLIVTAGTSSVVTVWEYAKRQLSIKQCLYGHTDAVTCLSSSPAYNVIVSGSRDGTAIIWDLSRCLFVRQLRGHAGPVAAVAINELTGDIATCAATWLHVWSINGEELASVNTCVGRADRMQQILCVAFSQTHEWDSQNVIMTGSTDGVARMWSMDYVQVPAEEEKPEEIVTAKEKNEKQSSEENQTETTMKRVQELVKQMSISAEGSGILVKSGSESSLSETENAKEASRHHEEKEECSDNESSNGSSNKPSPQNNHASLVVLRRKSRGNPMFRKSEGGGRADSEGTQTSESTSNPGDSEGALRASKSDTSLTDSFVMVTEADTKPRKINPQNILRDGFKWQRQLVFRSKLTMHTAYDRKDNAEPASIAALAVSRDHRTVYVGDTRGRVFSWSVCEQPGRTVADHWLKDEGADSCVGCGVRFNLYERRHHCRNCGQVFCSRCSRFESKISRLGILKPVRVCQGCYSSLRSQSNSTESNT, encoded by the exons ATGAACATAATGCGCAAATTACGAGGGGGCACCAGTATTGGAGGTATGAGTTCAAGCGGTACTGGTGGTTTAGACGATTGTGCGGGGGGTGCAAATTCTCAGCACACCGCTTTGGGGcttatgcatttaaaaaaactattctcTGAATATACTCATCCATCGCATCCCCTTTCCGACGCTGAACGTGATGACAAATTGTATAACATGTTGCCATTATTTTGCAAG GTATTTGGATCTAGTCCATCAGGAGATATGAATGAAAAGTTTTGGGATATTTTGGCATTCACTCAACAAGTATCAAGACTGATGGTATCTGAAATTAGGAGAAGAGCAAGCAACCAGAGCACTGAGACAGCGAGTTGTGctattgtgaaatttttagaaattgaaaatagcgAAGAGTCGAGTAATGGCTGGATGTTGCTGTCCGCATTGAATTTGCTGGCAGCGGGTGATACCTCTCTGATACAA gCAATGACTGCTGCCTCAGTTCCATCAACTTTAGTGAAATGTTTATACTTATTCTTTGATTTACCCGAGATGAATGAGGAAGATGCTGATATTACAGATACAAATAGCGAATTTACTCCTAGAGAGCGTAGGATactgttacaaaaaatattcgttCAG TTATTGGTGAGATTATGTAGTCATCCGTATCCTGCAGAAGAACTCGCTCGTAAAGATGATCTTACCTTATTATTCTCAGCAATAACAAGTTGGTGTCCACAGTACAATATTATGTGGCGTAAAAGTGCCGCCGAAGTTTTGATGACATTATCTCGACATGGTCTTACACAGAATGTAGTAGCTTATATTCATA ATAAAGGATGCATAGCACTCTGTATCGATAATATGCAACGTGTACCTGAACTGGCACCATTAGAAGTTGTAGAAATGTTCGTAACAGTGTTCTGTTTTCTAAAAGATTCTAGTGAGGTTTCTCAAACGCTACTAGATGACTTTCGCGCTTGTCAGGGATATATCtttttgtctgaatttctgttaaa ACATGCGCCATCAAGATTAGAGCAGGATAATAGAGCAGAAGCACAAGATGCTATTCGAAATTTGGTACTAATGTTAGCATCTTTAACAATGTGTGGTCATACAGAGCTTAAACCAAGTCAAGCTAGTATGGGATCCTTATTTCAAATGCTTGGATTTACCTTACCACAACCTAGTAACAGAG GAGGAAGCGTTCGAAATATTCAAGCATTCCAAGTATTGCAATCTGTATTTGTAAAATCCAATTCACCGCTTTTGTGTTGTACTATATTGGACGCAATATCCAGCGTGTATCACAGCGATAATGCGAATTATTTCATTCTTGAGGGTCAAAATACCTTGTCgcaatttgcagaaaaaatttatttaaaaaatctggagatacaagaaaaattttttcagttgttggaatttatagtttttcaaCTTAATTTTGTTCCGTGTAAGGAACTCATATCTCTGTCCATTTTACTGAAAACGAACAACTCAGTCTCTTGTAGTATTATGTGTATGGAAACTCTTCTTAATATACTCAG ACACAACACTATATTTAAAGATGTTTATAGAGAAGTCGGTATGCTAGAAGTTTTTGTGACTTGTCTTCATCGATATGCGACATTACTTAAGGATAAGCAAGCTGCAATTGATCAAGGATTAG AATACATAATATGCCCGGAGGATGAACGGTTGGGTGCCTTAGTAATGGAGGCTTTAACAACACTATTAGCAAGTAATGTTCAAAATGCGAATGTCTTTCGAGAATGTGGAGGCGCGCGTTGCGCTCATAATCTAGTGCCCTATATAGATTGCCGGTACCAAGCACTTGGTATTGTCAGAGAATTAATACTCAGTGCGGGTGGCGATGATGATATGGCTACACTGTTGGGAGTTATGCATTCGGCACCTCCTAATGCCTTGATACTAAAGacacatatattaaaa TCTTTACTAACTTGTTTACGAGAATCGCATAGGACTAGGACAGTTTTCCGCAAAGTTGGAGGCTTCGTTTACGTAATGTCGGTTCTTGTATCTTTGGAGAGTCAATTAGGCCCACAAAGATCCGAGAAGATGGAACCTTGCAATGACATCATCCAAAGGACTGTGCAGGAAGAAAgcgaattattaatattgttacatgTAGTATTTCATACTATAAGTACAGCAATGCGATTTGAGCCAGCGAATGCTAAATTCTTCCATCATGAG ATTTGTCAATCGAGTTTGTGTGATACTTTACGCCTTCTTGGATGTTTTTcaacgcaaataaaaatcactGAGATGGACATGATACCAACTATGAATTATCATAATATGCTGGTATCGTTATTTACTGGGAGCGTATTGGAACCGGTATTTCCAGATGACATGCCAAAAACATTAGGATATGCGTGCTTACTGCTGCGCCTGCTTTACGACGTAGCGCTCGATTCCTTTGACAAACCAAATTTAGCTAACGTAGGGATGAGATCTCCAAGTCATAAACAGAATTGCGTAGAG CAAAAGTCATTTGATTCTCCTGGAAGCGGCAAGagatgtattataaattctttaaaccTAAGCCCACCTGCACCTGAGCCTATTGTAGTTCATCCCGGCATAGTAGTGGGAATGCTTCATTTACTTCCATCCATATCTGAAGCGTCTAATCCGCAAATGGCACTAGCATTACAATTGTACGTGGCGGAGATCATCAAGAGTCTGGTGCGGTCGGAAAGAAATCAGCAAGTCATGTGTGAAGCTGGCATGGCTGGAGAATTGTTATCTATAGGTAGAACCGCTTTGCAAGATGAAACGCATCCGCTTCATCAACCTTTGCAATATATCATAGAGAGACTCGCAGCGCAATCGCTTGAGCCGAGAGATCTAAG GGAGTTTCTACGTTTGGGAGATCCGTTGTGTTGCATTTCGCTGGACGATATTGAGCTGAGCAAACCTAAGGGAGGACCAGTTCCTTTAACGCGAATTAAGACGCTGGTGTCAATGACGACGCCCAAAGACTTCAGAGCTCACGGTTCGTGTACCTTGCCACCTTTCGTGGAACTAGATATGAGCGCTGAAGGATTTGCATGTTTGTATCTACCGAGTGTTGCTCCGCAAAGTACTACACCTCCTACAGTTGTTTCTGCAGACAATAGTGTACTGGGAGGCATTGGATCAG gTGATAGATTATTCCCACCACAGACCGGCTTAACATATAGCACATGGATATGTGTTGACAAGTTTAGCGATCCTAGAACCGATCCTCATTGCGTAAGATTGCTCACTCTGGTCCGCACTCCACAATCCGCGAGAGATTTAATTTGCCTGACTGCTGTTCTTAGCGCGAGAGATAAGGCCATCATTGTTTCTACCCAGGAAACACCTATTCCACAAA ATACAGGCGAATGGGAACCTGAAGGAACAGGGGAATGTGGCGCCAGAGTTTGGTGTCCTGACTTACTTCACGAGGGGCAATGGCATCACATAGCTATCGTGCTAAATCGCGCAGTTCTTAAAAATTCGAGTTTCTCATTATATTTGGATGGACAGCATATCCATAGTCAAAAG CTTCATTATATCACGCAAGTTCCTGGAGGTGGAGCGGCTAATTTGACTGTGGCTTCTCCAGTTTACGGCTACATCGGTACACCACCCTGTTGGCGCAGATATTCTAGATTGACGTGGAAACAAGGACCTTGCCACTTGGTGGAGGAAGTGTTTAATTCCCAAAATATTGCCACTTTGTTTAAACTAGGACCACATTACATGGGAAGCTTACAAGCTCCACAATTAAGCG GTCCTGAACCTCTAACACCTCTTGTAGCTGAAGAAAAGGTTGTGTTTGGATTAAATGCAAAAGCTATGTCGCAATTAACTTTAGCTAAAATTAGGAAGGTGTACAGCCGAGCTGATAATAAATCAATCGCTAAGCag cTTGGCATGTCATCCCATGAGAATGCCACACCTATTAGAGTTCTTCATAATTCCGCGGGACATCTTAGTGGCCCAGCCAGAGCATTAGGTGGTGTAGTTGTTGGTTATCTCGGCGTTCGTGTATTTAATCCTAAACCAGTAGCTACTATGATCGACAACGTAGGAGGATGTTCGGTGTTATTAG GTTTAATAGCTATGGCCCAAGATGTAGAATCTTTGTATGCGGCTGTAAAGGCACTAGTTTGCGTAGTGAGATCGAATCAGGCGGCCCAACAAGAAATGGATCGCAGGAGAGGCTATCAGACCCTGGCTATGTTATTGAGAAGAAAGTGTCCTCTCCTAAACAGCCACATACTGCACTTGACGTTCAGTCTCGTGGGGACAGTCGACAGTGGCAGAGAAACCAGCGCGATTCCTAATGTTGTAGCATTTCAGGACCTTTTATGCGATTTACAA gttTGGCACGAAGCACCTGGAGAATTGCTACGATCTCTTCTTGAACACTTGTACGAATTGATAGCGGAGTCTAGTGAGAAGCGAACTAATTTGCGATTGATGAGGGATTTGCAACTGGTGCACAAATTATTGCACATCTTAAGCGAAGTGAAGCTAAACAGCACCAGACAGATCCTTCTGGCACTTCttagtatattattatgtcaACCACGACAAGCTGATCTGTTATG GTTTGGGCAATTTATCGTAGCCACCTTACCGCTGTGTCCTGAAAAACATCTAGTCCTCAGAGAGGGAGAAGGAATTAAGGACGGAGAAGGAGAGAGTATACTTTTACGTAATCGTTGTTTACAGCTTTTACATTCGTTGTTGTTTAATGGATCCAAGATTAATGTAAA TATGTGCGAGGAAGTAGCCAAAGTTTTGGGCCTAGATTGGGCACTGCTGTTTCTTCAGTCTGGTCTTCACAGCACCACGGTTATCTGGGGTTTACGCATACTTGCGGCAGTATGTTCTGTGCAATCGATTTTGCAGAGATTCAAAGAGGGAACGAGCAATGGTGGCTGGCTGCGGCATATTGATCACAACAAAATGGCACTAGCACTCG TACATGTGGGTTGTCAGCAACAAATGTCTACCGGTGAGGTTAAACCATCCGGACTTCATGTACCTGGATTTCAACATCTAGGCTGGTTACTTCCGCAACATATCGATCTTGTTCCAGAACTCTACTTTCTCTTCATTGCTCTCATGATGGGACAGCCGGTGAAATTGTTACCTGCCGATTCGAAG CTCGACTTGGATAACGTTTGGAATTTTATGTTTGGAGTCCCGGCAAACCACACACTCTCATCCTTTACTAGTAGAATCAATCTTTGTCCTGAAGCAATGGTCACGTTACTAGTTATGGTGCGAACTATGCTGAATAGTCACTTGAACAA ccCGGAAACGTTGCCAACATGGTTAAACGATTATCCTGTGACAATAATACAATTCCTGTTCTTCCTTTACCGCAATTTCACCGACTTTATGCAAGTCTTTATGTCTGCGGAAGTTTTGGGTGCCTTAGCTGGAACCTTGTTTCCGAAACCCGCAAGTTCTAGTCAGGATAGTAGTGGTGCTAGTACCCCAGCCGATGAG CAGGAACCAGTATTAGTGAGATCGCCGTCGAAAGATGTCGGTCTGACGAATCACCCGGCGAAAAAGTTCGTAATGGACTTTTTCAAAGTCATCATCGTTGACTCACTCTCATTGCCGGTGACGGCAAAGTCACCGGCGATAGATCTTGTCCTGGAAGCATGGCCGGAACATGCATCGACGGGACAGCAAATGCGTTATCAGACAGAGGTGTTGTCTATACTGATGGAACATTTGTTGGCTGCGGATGTGTTGATAGGTGAACAGGCTGCGTTGCCGGTTGTTCCTGGTGGATCGGCCAATAATATAACTACCAACGTTTGTTACGTGGCAGCCAGAATAGTTGACAAATTGTGGCAAG GTGCTTTGACAAAAGATCCGCACGAGGTATTTGACTTTATCGTCAAGCTAATTGGCCAAGCGAAAAGGCGGTCCGGTGCTGTCAGCATGGAAGGTCTTCATCACTGCCTGAATAGgacaattttattcttattgtcACGTGCGACCGATTCTATTGCCGATCAAATGGCTGTATTAGAGGCATTACATAAACTTACTACTCATAG ATTATTAGTATTTGGTGCTGGCAATCATGAATTGGAGTTTATTGGCTGTTTAACGTATTGCCTGTTACAACTGACGGCTGATATAAAGATCATGTTGGATACCAATATGAAAACAACGTGGCACGTTAATCCTCAAGTGGAATCCAGCGACGAGAGATTGACATCTCATCAAGGACACAATTTAATGGCTGTAGCGGCGACGAGAGTTTGGGAGGAGTTGTACGCGTGCAAGAAGCCTGCAATAGAGGAAGTTTTTAAAGTAACTCTACCAGCACCTGTCGGTAACGAACGGGCGCCGGAACTATCGGTCGTGAGAGAACAAGTTCACGAAGCTGCGTCGAAGCTTTGGTTGAATTATGTAGTTTCGGAACGAAGAGCCTCGTACAGAGTTCCTTGGGAATTCCACAACCAAATCCAATCG AAAATCCAAAAAGTGACGGGAGGATTGACGAGATTGGCGAGCCGGACGAAGGTGCGAAAGGAGGAATCTGTGCGCGTAAGAATCAGATTGCATCAGAATACGGTTGCCCAGTGGACAGAGCAGCATGTCGCATTAGTCCGGGAACTTGCTGCAGTAAGACGTCTACAACACCAACAGACCAATCTGCACACTCAACGCTACGTATATCAG GAATGGCTACAAACCGAGACAGAATTGACTAGAGAACGTGGTCTTTGGGGACCTCCGATACCCACTATACTCGACAAATGGATGTTAGACATGACTGAAGGACCGTGCAGAATGCGAAAGAAGATGATGAAGAACGAACTGTTTTACATACATTATCCGTATCGGCCTGAATTAGAGCATCCTGATAAC aAACAACTAAAGTACAAAGTAGCGACGAGCATAGATAGCAAGGATTACTATCTAAAGCAACTCGGCAATTCATCGGGAATGTTTGAACGCGAGCGAGACCCCGTTATAGACGATACGCCGTTAAACGTTAACGAAACTTCCACCGAGAGTGAACCACCGATGGTTCCGTGCACACTGGAACGCCACGCCAGCGAGCCAGATGAAGCTCCCGACGATAACGAACAGGAAGAAGAGAATAATCAAACTGTTCCAGACAATCAAACTTTGTTACGTCTGCTTGAGGAGCATGAAAAG ATAAGTCATATGTTCAGATGCGCAAGGATACAAGGTCTGGACACAACCGAAGGTATTCTCTTATTCGGAAAGGAACATTTCTACGTAATCGACGGCTTTACACTGTCAAAGTCCAGAGAGATAAGAGACATAGAAAGTTTGCCGGAGACATACGAGCCAATCTTGCCATCGCCAGGATCTCCCAGAAGATCAAGAGCGATGAGGCAGTGCTCAAAGTTTAACTACGAGGATATCAG AGAAGTGCACAAGAGACGATACTTGCTGCAACCCATGGCGCTGGAAGTATTCAGCGGGGACGGTAGGAACTATTTGCTAGCATTTCCGCGAAAAGTGAGAAACAAGGTTTATCAAAGATTTATGACGTTCGCCACTGCAATCGCCGATAGTGCTCAGCAGTCCGTAGCCGGTCAAAGACGAACGGCGAATGTCGAGCAGGCTACGGGCTTGCTCTCGAATCTTATAGGGGAAACTTCAGTTACTCAAAGATGGGTG AGAGGAGAAATATCCaactttcaatatttaatgcatCTGAATACGCTGGCGGGTCGTAGTTACAACGATCTTATGCAATACCCAATATTTCCGTGGATCTTAGCGGATTACGACAGCGAAGAGCTCGATCTTACGGATTCATCGACGTTTCGAGATTTCGGCAAACCCATGGGCGCGCAAAGCCCCGAGCGATTGTTGCAATTTAAGAAAAG ATACAAGGAATGGGATGATCCGCACGGAGAGACGCCTCCATATCACTACGGCACGCATTACTCGTCAGCAATGATAGTGTGCTCGTACCTGGTGAGAATGGAACCGTTCACGCAACATTTTCTCAGATTACAG GGTGGGCATTTTGATTTAGCCGATAGAATGTTCAATAGCGTAAAGGAAGCATGGCTGTCCGCTTCCAAGCACAACATGGCAGATGTGAAGGAACTTATTCCGGAATTCTTTTATCTCCCGGAATTCCTTATCAATTCGAATCACTTTGATTTAG GCTCTAAACAAAGTGGCGTTCAACTCGGTGATATCGTTCTTCCACCTTGGGCGAAGCAGGATCCTCGTGAATTTATTCGTGTGCATCGGCTTGCATTAGAATGCGATTATGTATCACAGCATCTCCATCAGTGGATCGATTTGATATTCGGATGCAAGCAAAATGGTCCAGCGGCTGTTGAAGCTGTTAATGTATTTCATCATCTGTTCTACGAAGGCAACGTTGACATCTACAA CATTGATGATCCGTTGAAGAAGAACGCGACTATTggttttatcaataatttcggCCAAATACCTAAGCAGCTATTTAAGAAACCACATCCAGCGAAGAAAATGACGCAGAGGACCAGTGTTATAGATCCTGGGCCCATTACCCCGGGATTGAGTATCACTACGTCTGATAAATTGTTCTTCCACaatctcgataatttaaaaccgTCGCTGCAACCAATCAAAG AACTGAAGGGCCCCGTTGGACAGATATTGCACGTTGATAAAGCCGTGTTAGCAGTGGAACAGAACAAGACGCTCATCCCTCCCTCTTACAACAAATATGTAGCATGGGGATTCGCCGATCATTCTCTCAGAATAGGAAACTACGACAGCGACAAAGCGATTTTTGTTGGCGAGGCTATGATGCAAAGCAGCGGGGAGATAGTGGCGTGCGTTTGTCCATCTTCCAAATTGATAGTTACTGCTGGCACCAGCTCT GTTGTGACTGTTTGGGAATACGCCAAGCGGCAACTTTCTATAAAGCAATGCCTGTACGGACATACCGATGCAGTCACGTGTTTATCGTCCAGTCCCGCGTACAACGTCATCGTGTCCGGATCGCGGGATGGTACGGCGATCATATGGGACTTGTCCCGATGCTTGTTCGTGCGTCAGCTTAGAGGTCATGCAGGACCAGTGGCTGCAGTGGCCATAAATGAATTAACG GGAGACATAGCTACGTGCGCAGCTACGTGGTTACACGTGTGGAGCATCAATGGGGAAGAATTGGCGAGCGTCAATACATGCGTTGGCCGTGCTGACAGAATGCAACAAATATTATGCGTCGCTTTCAGTCAGACTCACGAATGGGATTCTCAGAATGTTATCATGACCGGCTCCACTGATGGCGTTGCCCGT ATGTGGTCGATGGATTACGTGCAAGTACCTGCGGAAGAAGAAAAACCTGAAGAAATAGTGACTGCCAAAGAAAAGAACGAGAAACAGAGCTCGGAAGAAAATCAAACGGAAACGACGATGAAGAGAGTTCAGGAATTAGTCAAGCAAATGAGTATATCCGCTGAGGGATCAG GTATACTTGTGAAAAGTGGCTCTGAGAGTAGTCTCTCTGAAACGGAAAACGCCAAGGAAGCATCCAGACATCACGAGGAAAAAGAGGAGTGCTCCGATAACGAGTCGAGTAATGGTTCCAGTAATAAACCTTCACCACAAAACAATCATGCGTCTTTGGTCGTGCTACGTAGAAAAAGTCGTGGGAATCCGATGTTTCGGAAAAGCGAAGGCGGTGGACGTGCTGACAGCGAGGGCACACAAACTAG TGAGTCCACCAGCAATCCAGGAGATTCCGAAGGAGCATTGCGGGCTAGCAAAAGTGATACCAGTTTAACAGATAGTTTCGTTATGGTTACCGAAGCTGACACAAAGCCACGAAAGATCAATCCACAAAACATCCTGCGGGACGGCTTCAAGTGGCAAAGACAATTGGTATTCCGCAGTAAATTAACCATGCATACTGCCTACGATCGTAAGGACAATGCAGAACCGGCGTCTATTGCAGCTCTAGCAGTATCAAG GGATCACAGAACAGTGTATGTGGGCGATACCCGTGGTCGAGTATTTTCATGGAGTGTATGCGAACAACCTGGACGCACAGTCGCTGATCACTGGTTGAAAGACGAAGGAGCAGATTCTTGCGTCGGTTGTGGCGTCAGATTCAATCTGTACGAAAGAAGGCATCATTGTCGCAACTGCGGACAAGTATTCTGCTCAAG ATGCAGCCGATTCGAGTCCAAGATATCCAGGCTTGGTATCTTAAAACCGGTTAGAGTTTGTCAGGGTTGTTATTCGTCATTACGGTCTCAAAGTAACTCTACTGAGAGTAATACTTAA